The window GTAATGGCTGGACCTTGTGCGGTTGAAAGCGAAGAGCAAATTTTCACAATCGCTAAATTCGTTGCCGAACAAGGAGTTAAAATTTTAAGAGGTGGTGCATTTAAGCCCAGAACTTCACCTTACTCATTTCAAGGGCTTGGCGAACAAGGGCTTAAACTTCTAAGAAGTGCCGCTGATGAATACGGACTTCTCGTCATAACCGAGGTGCTTGATACAAAAGATATCCAACTTGTGGCAAAATATGCCGATATACTCCAAGTAGGTGCGCGAAATATGCAAAACTTCGCCCTTTTAAAAGAACTTGGAAAAATTGATAAACCAGTTATGTTAAAACGTGGGATGTCCGCAACAATTGAAGAGTGGTTGATGGCTGCTGAATACATTCTCTCAGGTGGTAATCACAAAGTTATCTTATGTGAAAGAGGAATAAGAACATTTGAAACATCAACAAGGAATACGCTTGACATAAACGCCATACCTGTGGTCCACAAAAAAAGTCACCTCCCAATAGTTGTTGATCCATCTCATGCAACAGGGCTAAGGGATAAAGTTATACCAGTTGCAAGAGCAGCTGTTGCTGCTGGAGCGGATGGTTTAATAATTGAAGTTCATCATCAACCAGAAAAAGCAAAATCGGACGGACCTCAATCACTTTACTTTGAACAATTCGTCCAACTGATGAAAGAGGTCAGGAAAATAGCCGAAGCAATAGGAAGAAA is drawn from Candidatus Thermokryptus mobilis and contains these coding sequences:
- the aroF gene encoding 3-deoxy-7-phosphoheptulonate synthase; protein product: MIVVMEPDATEEQIHNVIKVLNDYGFDVHRSTGVSRTVLGAIGVKPEFDHRNIQLLPGVAEVYRVTEPYKLANRAFKHEGTLIELKGVRIGSNIEEVVVMAGPCAVESEEQIFTIAKFVAEQGVKILRGGAFKPRTSPYSFQGLGEQGLKLLRSAADEYGLLVITEVLDTKDIQLVAKYADILQVGARNMQNFALLKELGKIDKPVMLKRGMSATIEEWLMAAEYILSGGNHKVILCERGIRTFETSTRNTLDINAIPVVHKKSHLPIVVDPSHATGLRDKVIPVARAAVAAGADGLIIEVHHQPEKAKSDGPQSLYFEQFVQLMKEVRKIAEAIGRKIA